In the Quercus lobata isolate SW786 chromosome 5, ValleyOak3.0 Primary Assembly, whole genome shotgun sequence genome, one interval contains:
- the LOC115992007 gene encoding probable E3 ubiquitin-protein ligase RNF217, translating into MAQESASFDLVQVDDSYFSLVFDEKEDPILPVSDEKYAEELQFQEALMGSVITSKLANNGALTLLPSMSSLTPTIQAIFPSPEPELAKEAGESSHSFCEICVERKDSDQMFKTESCVHSFCSDCIGKHVSTKIQESITTVTCPGLDCKGVIEFDACRAVLPKDVLDKWDEVLCEALFGSQRFYCPFKDCSAMLLNDNEEGEAIRESECPFCHRLFCAVCYVPWHSGVDCEEFQRLNEDERGRDDLMLRELVKEKKWRRCPHCKYFVERTEGCLHMTCRCTSQFCYGCGAEWTSDHGGCQRD; encoded by the exons ATGGCACAAGAATCAGCTTCTTTCGATCTTGTACAGGTAGATGATTCCTACTTCTCACTAGTGTTTGATGAAAAAGAAGATCCGATTTTGCCTGTATCTGATGAGAAGTATGCAGAAGAGTTGCAGTTCCAAGAGGCCCTTATGGGCTCTGTGATCACTTCCAAATTGGCCAACAATGGAGCCTTAACCTTATTGCCATCAATGTCATCGCTAACGCCAACAATACAAGCAATTTTTCCATCCCCGGAACCAGAGCTAGCAAAAGAAGCTGGGGAATCATCACATAGCTTCTGTGAGATTTGTGTGGAAAGGAAAGATAGTGACCAGATGTTCAAAACTGAGAGCTGTGTCCACTCATTTTGCTCTGATTGCATTGGCAAACACGTTTCCACAAAGATCCAAGAGAGCATAACCACTGTTACTTGCCCTGGATTGGACTGCAAGGGTGTCATAGAATTCGATGCTTGCAGGGCAGTGCTTCCGAAAGACGTGTTGGACAAGTGGGACGAGGTGCTATGTGAAGCGCTGTTTGGTTCCCAGAGGTTTTACTGTCCTTTCAAGGATTGTTCAGCAATGTTGCTGAATGATAATGAAGAAGGAGAAGCGATTAGGGAGTCAGAGTGCCCGTTCTGCCATAGATTGTTCTGTGCGGTGTGTTATGTGCCTTGGCATTCAGGGGTGGATTGCGAAGAGTTCCAGAGATTGAACGAGGATGAGAGAGGGAGGGATGATCTCATGTTGAGGGAGCTTGTTAAGGAGAAGAAATGGAGGAGGTGTCCCCATTGCAAATATTTTGTGGAAAGGACTGAAGGTTGTTTACATATGACTTGCAG GTGTACTTCCCAGTTCTGCTATGGATGTGGAGCTGAGTGGACTAGCGATCACGGTGGTTGCCAGAGAGATTAA